One Lacipirellulaceae bacterium DNA window includes the following coding sequences:
- a CDS encoding SDR family oxidoreductase, whose amino-acid sequence MSAPYDKQQQWAVVTGSSRGIGRAIALELANAGVNIVVHGGHDRTAAEAVQKEVEQLGRETDIVLLDLSATDRLGKFAEGLWQRRPIDIWVNNAGADVLTGADADLSFDKKFETVWKTDVAATLLLSREIGSRMRERGSGCIINIGWDQAELGMEGDSGEMFAASKGAIMCASRSLAKSFAPEVRVNCVAPGWIKTAWGEEASDYWQSRAEKEALLNRWGTPDDVAAAVAFLASEKASFITGQTLKVNGGFRSSAFQG is encoded by the coding sequence ATTTCCGCACCCTATGACAAACAACAGCAGTGGGCCGTCGTCACCGGCAGTTCCCGAGGTATCGGCCGAGCGATTGCCCTTGAGCTAGCCAACGCGGGCGTGAATATCGTCGTCCACGGCGGACACGACCGGACCGCGGCCGAAGCAGTTCAGAAGGAGGTTGAACAACTCGGTCGCGAGACAGACATTGTGCTGCTTGATCTCTCCGCAACCGACCGGCTCGGCAAGTTCGCCGAGGGCTTGTGGCAACGTCGTCCGATTGACATTTGGGTGAACAACGCGGGCGCCGACGTCCTCACGGGCGCCGACGCCGACCTTTCGTTTGATAAGAAATTCGAAACCGTTTGGAAAACCGACGTCGCTGCTACTCTGCTGCTCTCACGCGAAATTGGCAGCCGCATGCGCGAGCGTGGCTCAGGATGCATCATCAACATCGGTTGGGATCAGGCAGAACTTGGCATGGAGGGCGACAGCGGCGAGATGTTCGCCGCCTCGAAGGGGGCCATCATGTGCGCTAGCAGAAGCCTTGCGAAATCGTTCGCCCCCGAAGTCCGCGTCAACTGCGTCGCGCCGGGCTGGATCAAAACCGCCTGGGGCGAAGAAGCGTCCGACTACTGGCAATCTCGTGCGGAGAAGGAAGCGTTGCTGAACCGTTGGGGGACACCCGATGATGTCGCCGCTGCGGTCGCTTTCTTAGCCTCAGAGAAAGCCTCCTTCATCACCGGGCAAACATTGAAGGTCAACGGC